The Streptomyces sp. NBC_01197 genome window below encodes:
- a CDS encoding Fpg/Nei family DNA glycosylase: protein MPELPDVEAFRAVLDSCAGGRTVQRVEVRDAGVLHGVSAARFRREVEGCRFTESQRHGKWLLARTDGPTLLLHFGMTGQLVCRRPDESLHPHDRVTFTVGDDRQLRYRDQRKLKGLWLAGGGDVERLLDSQGPDAAEIGRDDFDGLIARRRGGVKSALIDQSNLAGLGNLLADEILWRARVDPARKAGRLTGEERGRLYTDMRRTVRSAVRAGRVPPRKTWLTGHRDDTDATCPRCGEKLRRGRVSGRSTVWCPHCQTG, encoded by the coding sequence ATGCCGGAGCTGCCCGATGTCGAAGCCTTCCGCGCGGTCCTCGACTCGTGTGCGGGCGGCCGGACCGTCCAGCGGGTCGAGGTGCGGGACGCCGGTGTCCTGCACGGGGTGAGCGCCGCCCGGTTCCGCCGTGAGGTGGAGGGGTGCCGGTTCACCGAGTCCCAGCGGCACGGGAAGTGGCTGCTGGCCCGTACCGACGGCCCCACGCTTCTGCTGCACTTCGGCATGACCGGCCAGCTCGTCTGCCGCCGCCCGGACGAGAGCCTGCACCCGCACGACCGCGTCACGTTCACGGTCGGGGACGACCGGCAGCTCCGTTACCGCGACCAGCGCAAGCTCAAGGGCCTGTGGCTGGCCGGGGGAGGTGACGTGGAACGCCTGCTGGACAGTCAGGGGCCCGACGCCGCGGAGATCGGACGGGACGACTTCGACGGGCTCATCGCCAGACGCAGGGGCGGCGTGAAGTCGGCCCTCATCGACCAGTCCAATCTGGCCGGGCTCGGGAACCTGCTCGCGGACGAGATCCTGTGGCGCGCCCGTGTCGACCCGGCCCGCAAGGCGGGCAGGCTGACCGGTGAGGAGCGTGGGCGTCTGTACACCGATATGAGGCGCACGGTCCGCTCGGCCGTGCGCGCGGGGCGCGTGCCGCCGAGAAAGACCTGGCTCACCGGGCATCGTGACGACACCGACGCGACCTGCCCGCGCT